From Streptomyces sp. NBC_01460, a single genomic window includes:
- the mltG gene encoding endolytic transglycosylase MltG, with product MTEYGRGSGSEPWHPEDPLYGDQGWGGQQAAHGQDQGQYDGRQQQPYAQDPYAQQGYQQDPYAQQQNQQHQQDPYAQQHQQDPYQQQPPFGAPQDPYAQPQQQPQYDNGGWDTGQQAAMPYGAQQHQYGNDSGGYGEQADYYGTPEAYPPPQPPGHREQAPQQPQQSQQQGQDWDPDVPQEETHPFFTGADEPADERGSRSRTREDDAYDDDPRESGRGGGERRGKGKKKSRNGCACLGVAAVLVGGLGGVGYFGYSYYQSQYGPAPDYTGSGNGSVEIEIPDGALGNEIASILKKAGVVKSSDAFISAQRGNPKGNSIQAGVYLLKKEMSADSAVELMLNPKSQNALVIPEGWSTTQIYAVIDRRLELKAGTTAQVAKTKAESLGLPEWADDDPKIKDPLEGFLFPAAYAVPKSSKPEDALKKMVTRANKEYGKLDLEQNAKKLNLDSPLDLITVASLVQKEGKYKHDFDKVARVVYNRLKPDNLETVGRLEFDSTVNYIRDESTLDIGAVDDLRKIDDPYNTYSIKGLPLGPISNPGADALHSAISPASGPWYYFVSVTEDKTLFAVTNEEHERNRKQYEENKADQ from the coding sequence CCAGCAGGCCGCCCACGGCCAGGACCAGGGCCAGTACGACGGCCGGCAGCAGCAGCCCTACGCCCAGGACCCGTACGCCCAGCAGGGCTACCAGCAGGACCCGTACGCGCAGCAGCAGAACCAGCAGCATCAGCAGGACCCGTACGCGCAGCAGCACCAGCAGGACCCGTACCAGCAGCAGCCGCCGTTCGGCGCGCCACAGGACCCCTACGCCCAGCCGCAGCAGCAGCCGCAGTACGACAACGGCGGCTGGGACACCGGCCAGCAGGCGGCGATGCCGTACGGCGCCCAGCAGCACCAGTACGGCAACGACTCCGGCGGTTACGGCGAGCAGGCCGACTACTACGGCACCCCCGAGGCCTACCCGCCGCCGCAGCCCCCCGGCCACCGCGAGCAGGCACCTCAGCAGCCCCAGCAGTCTCAGCAGCAGGGCCAGGACTGGGATCCGGACGTGCCGCAGGAAGAGACGCATCCTTTCTTCACCGGCGCGGACGAACCGGCCGACGAGCGCGGATCCCGCTCCCGTACCCGTGAGGACGACGCGTACGACGACGACCCCCGTGAATCCGGCCGGGGCGGTGGCGAGCGTCGCGGCAAGGGGAAGAAGAAGAGCCGCAACGGCTGCGCCTGCCTCGGCGTGGCCGCGGTGCTCGTCGGCGGCCTGGGCGGAGTGGGCTACTTCGGGTACTCCTACTACCAGAGCCAGTACGGCCCGGCCCCCGACTACACGGGCAGCGGCAACGGCTCGGTCGAGATCGAGATCCCTGACGGCGCCCTCGGCAACGAGATCGCGAGCATCCTCAAGAAGGCCGGCGTCGTGAAGTCGTCCGACGCCTTCATCTCCGCACAGAGGGGAAACCCCAAGGGGAATTCCATTCAGGCCGGTGTCTATCTCCTCAAGAAGGAGATGTCGGCGGACAGCGCCGTGGAACTGATGCTGAACCCGAAGAGCCAGAACGCACTGGTCATTCCCGAGGGGTGGAGTACCACCCAAATCTACGCTGTGATCGACCGAAGGCTTGAGCTGAAAGCCGGTACCACGGCCCAGGTCGCGAAGACCAAGGCCGAGAGTCTCGGACTGCCTGAATGGGCGGACGACGACCCCAAGATCAAGGACCCGCTGGAGGGGTTCCTCTTTCCGGCCGCCTACGCAGTGCCCAAGAGCTCGAAGCCCGAGGACGCGCTGAAGAAGATGGTCACGCGGGCCAACAAGGAATACGGCAAGCTCGACCTCGAGCAGAACGCGAAGAAACTGAATCTGGACTCCCCGCTCGACCTCATCACCGTGGCGAGCCTCGTCCAGAAAGAGGGAAAGTACAAGCACGACTTCGACAAGGTCGCGAGAGTGGTCTACAACCGGCTCAAGCCGGACAACCTCGAAACCGTCGGAAGGCTCGAATTCGATTCGACGGTCAATTACATTCGAGATGAGAGCACACTGGACATCGGTGCCGTCGACGACCTGCGGAAGATCGACGATCCGTACAACACGTACAGCATCAAGGGGCTCCCCCTCGGGCCGATCTCGAATCCGGGTGCGGACGCGTTGCACTCCGCGATCAGTCCGGCATCCGGCCCTTGGTACTACTTCGTCTCCGTGACCGAGGACAAGACACTGTTCGCGGTGACGAACGAGGAGCACGAGCGCAACCGCAAGCAGTACGAAGAGAACAAGGCGGACCAGTGA
- a CDS encoding shikimate dehydrogenase: MSAKYRAAVLGSPIAHSLSPVLHRAAYAEMGLRSWSYDRFEVDEAGLPGFVRDLDASWAGLSLTMPLKRAIIPLLDGISDTAASVEAVNTVVFTEDGRRLGDNTDIPGMVAALRERGVDKVESAAVLGAGATASSALAALAELCTGPVTAYVRTAARADEMRGWGERLGVDVRIADWSEADAALRAPLVIATTPAGATDDLADAVPAAPGTLFDVLYDPWPTALAHRWAEAGAGVVGGLDLLVHQAVLQVEQMTGLDAPLAVMRAAGEAALAAQSH, from the coding sequence GTGAGCGCCAAGTACCGGGCCGCCGTCCTGGGCTCGCCCATCGCCCACTCGCTCTCGCCCGTCCTGCACCGCGCCGCGTACGCGGAGATGGGCCTGCGTTCGTGGTCGTACGACCGCTTCGAGGTGGACGAGGCGGGGCTCCCGGGCTTCGTGCGGGACCTGGACGCCTCCTGGGCCGGGCTCTCCCTGACCATGCCGCTGAAGCGGGCGATCATTCCGCTGCTGGACGGGATCAGTGACACGGCGGCGTCGGTCGAGGCCGTCAACACCGTCGTGTTCACCGAGGACGGCCGCCGCCTCGGTGACAACACGGACATCCCGGGGATGGTCGCGGCACTGCGCGAACGCGGCGTCGACAAGGTCGAGTCCGCCGCCGTCCTGGGCGCCGGGGCCACTGCCTCCTCCGCGCTGGCCGCTCTCGCCGAGCTCTGCACCGGACCCGTCACGGCGTATGTGCGCACTGCGGCACGGGCCGACGAGATGCGCGGCTGGGGTGAACGTCTGGGCGTCGATGTCAGGATCGCGGACTGGTCCGAGGCCGATGCCGCCCTGCGCGCCCCCCTGGTGATCGCCACCACCCCGGCCGGCGCGACGGACGACCTCGCCGACGCCGTCCCCGCGGCCCCCGGCACGCTCTTCGACGTCCTCTACGACCCCTGGCCGACCGCCCTGGCCCATCGCTGGGCGGAAGCCGGAGCGGGTGTCGTGGGAGGCCTCGACCTCCTGGTGCACCAGGCCGTCCTGCAGGTGGAGCAGATGACCGGCCTGGACGCACCGCTCGCCGTCATGCGCGCGGCGGGCGAGGCGGCGCTCGCGGCGCAGAGCCACTAG
- the aroC gene encoding chorismate synthase: MSRLRWLTAGESHGPALVATLEGLPAGIPVTTEMVADALARRRLGYGRGARMKFERDEVTFLGGVRHGLTMGSPVAVMVGNTEWPKWEQVMSADPVDPDVLAAQARNAPLTRPRPGHADLAGMQKYGFDEARPVLERASARETAARVALGAVARSYLKETAGIEIVSHVVELAAAKAPYGVYPKPSDVERLDADPVRCLDADASKAMVEEIDQAHKDGDTLGGVVEVLAYGVPVGLGSHVHWDRRLDARLAAALMGIQAIKGVEVGDGFDLARVPGSQAHDEIVATADGIRRTSGRSGGTEGGLTTGELLRVRAAMKPIATVPRALATVDVVTGEAAKAHHQRSDVCAVPAAGIVAEAMVALVLADAVAEKFGGDSVAETHRNVQSYLSHLQIR, encoded by the coding sequence TTGAGCAGGTTGCGCTGGCTGACCGCCGGAGAGTCGCACGGCCCCGCACTGGTGGCGACGCTGGAGGGTCTTCCCGCCGGTATCCCCGTCACCACGGAGATGGTGGCGGACGCGCTCGCCAGGCGACGGCTCGGTTACGGGCGCGGCGCCCGTATGAAGTTCGAGCGGGACGAGGTGACCTTCCTCGGCGGTGTCCGGCACGGCCTGACCATGGGCTCGCCCGTCGCCGTGATGGTGGGCAACACCGAGTGGCCCAAGTGGGAGCAGGTCATGTCGGCCGACCCGGTCGACCCCGACGTGCTCGCCGCGCAGGCGCGGAACGCCCCGCTGACCCGCCCCCGGCCCGGCCACGCCGACCTCGCCGGGATGCAGAAGTACGGCTTCGACGAGGCCCGCCCGGTCCTGGAGCGCGCGAGCGCCCGTGAGACCGCGGCCCGTGTGGCCCTCGGCGCCGTCGCCCGGTCCTACCTCAAGGAGACCGCTGGCATCGAGATCGTCTCCCACGTCGTCGAACTCGCCGCGGCCAAGGCGCCCTACGGCGTCTACCCCAAGCCCTCCGACGTCGAGCGGCTCGACGCCGACCCCGTGCGCTGCCTGGACGCCGACGCGTCGAAGGCGATGGTCGAGGAGATCGACCAGGCCCACAAGGACGGCGACACCCTCGGCGGAGTCGTCGAGGTGCTCGCCTACGGTGTGCCCGTCGGCCTCGGCTCGCACGTCCACTGGGACCGCAGGCTCGACGCCCGGCTCGCCGCCGCGCTCATGGGCATCCAGGCCATCAAGGGCGTCGAGGTCGGCGACGGCTTCGACCTGGCCCGGGTGCCCGGCTCCCAGGCGCACGACGAGATCGTGGCCACCGCGGACGGCATCAGGCGTACCTCCGGCCGGTCCGGCGGCACCGAGGGCGGGCTGACCACCGGTGAGCTCCTGCGCGTGCGCGCCGCGATGAAGCCCATCGCCACCGTGCCCCGCGCGCTCGCCACCGTCGACGTCGTCACCGGCGAGGCGGCCAAGGCGCACCACCAGCGCTCCGACGTCTGCGCCGTGCCGGCCGCCGGCATCGTCGCCGAGGCGATGGTCGCCCTGGTGCTGGCCGACGCGGTGGCGGAGAAGTTCGGCGGCGACAGCGTCGCCGAGACCCACCGCAACGTGCAGTCGTACCTCTCCCACCTCCAGATCCGGTGA